The genome window CGCTATAGATCTCCAGCATTTTGAAAATGCCGGAGATCTCAAGGGGGTTAGCGATGGGCTTGTGGTCCTGCCCAGACGTTGGTCACGGTCTGTCCAAAGGTGACGGGTTGATCTTCGATCGCCGCGATCGTCTGTCCCGTAAAATCGACTGCCCACAAATTCCACGTTTCATCGCCAATTTGCCCAGCCCGAAACAAAACGCGATCGGGGTTCGTTTGACTCCAGCCCAACAAAATGGCGTTGCTGTATTGCACCCCACTGGGGGCGATCGTGCGAATGCGGTTGGTCTGACGCTCCCATACGACCGCAAAATCGGAGGCGATGTCGGTGCCAAAAAGGGATTCAAACTCGCGTGCCAGGATGCGATCGCCTGAAGCAGACCACGCCACTGGAATCAAAATCGCAATCATCCCGGCTCGTTGCGGTTCCCGGTTGGGCATAAACGGATTATCGGCAAATGGCGAAGCAGCAGTTACCGTCTGTAAATCCCCGGTTCTTAAATTTTCAACAAACAACACGCTGTTCACCCGACTGTGTGTAAAGTCGGGCATGACCTGCATTTGAATCCGACTATAGGCAGCAAATTGACCATCAGGTGAGATTAATGCCTGAGTGCGATAGTATCGAAGCTTGGGAGTGGACGCCCCGTTGCCCTCGTCTTGGGTGGCTAAAACCCAATTCCAGGGGATGGGGTAGGGGCTATTGAGCGGATCGAGCTGAACAGAGTGCTGCGTCATGTCAGGTTCAGGGGCAAGGTCAGGTTCAGGAACGGGATCAGATTCAGGGGCAAGGCCAGGTTCAAAAACCCGGTCAGGTTCAGGAACCATTTCAGATGAATGGGGGACGGACTGATCAGTAGTAACAGATTCAGAATCCGCTAACGCAGACCCGGAATGCTTGAACGGAGAAAATAGTAGCCCCAATGGCAATGACCAAATCGCAGCGATTAGCAAACAAGATGATTGTCGAAACAACCATCCCGCAGGTGATGTTGCGTGGCGCATGACGAGAACCTCTTTAAAGAATCGGTTGAGTGTGAGCAGCAGCGCCAGCTCGGCAGTAAAATCCTTTGTGTTCTTTTATGTATAGCAAGTGATTGGGCATCAAAACAGGAACTCTGTAAGTTTTTAACAGACTTAAACAAGTGATAACCTTTGTAGGGTCAATCTATGGCTAAAACTTCACCAACCTCAACTCATGACCCCGCTGTAACACCTAAGCCGCACCCTATACGTTCCTTTTTAGTCCTGGTGTTTCGGTTGTTGCTCCTGGGGATCGGTGGAGGATTTGCCGCCCTGTTGGGAATAGCGATCGCCCAGTTTCGTCCAGCATCAGCCCCCAGTGAACCGTTGGCTGCGCGGCTTTTTCGGCAATCGACTCAAATTCTGCAACAGACCCAGCGGGGATCTCCGGTTTCAACCGATCCCCAAACGGCGGAGACGCCCACCACAACTCCTGCCTCTCCCTCGGCGATCGTCACTGCGGATGCAGATGCCCTGACCTTTACCCTGCCGAGCGATGCTTTATTTGAAACCAATCAGACGGCATTGCGCCCTGATGCTCAGTCAATCTTGAACGGGATTCAACAAGATCTGCAACGGTATCCAGGTGCGGTCGTGCGTATCGCATCCCACACGGCCTCAGCCACCCCACCTGACGCCAGCAATGCAGCAAGAGATCGCAGTCGCTCCCTCGCGCAAGCACAAACCATTGAAACCTATCTGTCAGATACCTTGGGCGATCGCTATCACTGGGTCAGCATCGGATACGGTAGCACGCGCCCCCTCGTCCCAAATGATAGCCCACTCAACCAGCAAAGCAACCGCCGTATTGAGATTACAGTCGAGCCGTAGTGTTGCGCATGAGGGCAATCTTAAGATCCTAAAATAGCTCTGATTGTTTGATCTCCATCCCCTCTGTCAACCAGGGGGCACCCATATTTGCCCATGAGACTCGTTTTTTTTGGAACCCCAGACTTCGCCGTACCCAGCCTCAAAACCCTGTTGAGCCATCCTGAGTTTGAGGTGTTAGCAGTGGTGACTCAGCCCGACAAACGACGGGGACGGGGCACGGAGTTGTCACCTTCACCCGTCAAGGCGATCGCCCTGGAGCACAACCTGCCTGTGTGGCAACCGCAACGCATCAAAAAAGATGCCGAAACGTTGCAGCAGTTGCGAGATGCCAATGCAGATGCCTTTGTGGTGGTTGCCTACGGGCAAATTTTATCCCAAGAGATTTTAGACATGCCCCGGTTGGGTTGCATCAATGCCCACGGGTCACTCTTACCCGATTACCGGGGAGCCGCACCGATTCAATGGAGCATCTATCATGGTGAAACCGAGACGGGCATCACCACTATGTTGATGGATGCAGGCATGGATACGGGGGCGATGTTAATCAAAGCAACCACCCCGATTGGCTGGATGGACACCGCCTGGGACTTAGCAAAGACCCTATCGGCGATCGCGGCTGATGTCTTAGTCGAAACCCTGATCAAATTAGATCAGCAAGCGATCGACCCCATTCCTCAAGATCACGAGCAAGCCACCTACGCACCGCTGATCAAGAAAGAAGACTATCCGTTGGACTGGAACCGGGGGGCGATCGCGCTCCATAATCAAATTCGGGGGTTCTATCCCAACTGTGTGACAACCTTTCGGGGAAATGCGCTAAAAGTGACACATACCCTTCCCCTCAACCAACCCGACGCCCTGACTCCAGAACTACAAGCTGAGCGCGATCGCCTCACCTGGGATCAAACAGCTACTCCTGGAACGGTGGTTGCCGTACTCAAAAATCACGGATTGATTGTGCAAACCGGAGATGGACTCCTGTTGCTGACTGAGGTACAACTGGCAGGAAAGCGATCGCAGTCCGGGTGGGATTTTGTCAACGGCACTCGATTAACCGTTGGCGAGACGTTCAGTTGAGTGTGATGAAGTGATTCAACATGCAAAAACATCTCATCTGGCTAGATGAGATACCGAATCGGCTGTCAGCCCATAGCCGACTATTGACTCTTTAATCGAGCTAACATGTCATCAAAGCGGGCTTGAGCCACAGCAACTGTTTCAGCCATGCCTGGATCAACGCCATTGGTTTCCGCAGCGGGTTTGTCTTTGTCCTCTCCCAACTGCTTCACCGTGCCGCGCAGTCGATGCGACAACATGATGGCTAACGCCCGATAAAAGCGGCAGCCAAACGCAATATCTTGTTTCAGCTTTTCGGCAAGCTGAGTTCGAGGAATCGAGAGCACCAGGCAATTTTCCAAGGTTTGCACTGTTGCCGACGGAGGACGAGAATCGACGAATGACATCTCCCCGACAACCTCACCGCTCGACAATCGAGCGACCTCCCGTCCCGTCATCGCTGAAATTGAAACAACCAGAGTCCCTTCTAACAAGATATAGAGCGTGTCAACGGGTTTACCCTCGTGAATGAGGATCGTCCCCGCAGAAACATCCTGCTTACTACCAACCTGAATTAACCAATTAATATCCTCGTCATCCAACTCACTCAAAATGAACAGGACTTTCTTCATAAATAAATTCCTTACGCAAAGTTGTGCTGGTAGACCCAAGTTTTGTCCATCCCTTAGCAACCCTGATTGCATTCGCTTCTGGTATGGCAACCGCCATCACTTACCAGAGGAATGCGACTGTCGAAAGCACCCGATGAGTAGTAAGCCTATCTTTTTATACCAACATTACCGAAGCACGTCATGATAATTCTTGGATAATCTCGGATCTTATCGTGATGCCCCTGCTGCTTAATCCGGCTGTTGTTAGACCTGTCTCCATCCTATGACTCTTTTTGACCAACATCGTCAACAACTTGTGGAAACAGAAGCACCGCTGGCAGCACGAATGCGTCCCCGGACTCTGGATGAGTTTATCGGACAAGACCACATTATTGGGCAGGGGCGGTTGTTGCGGCGAGCCATTCAAGCAGATCAGTTGTCGTCGCTGATCTTCTACGGTCCTCCGGGCACGGGCAAAACCACACTGGCACAAATCATTGCCAATACAACCCACGCCCACTTCATCTCAATCAATGCGGTTCTGGCAGGGGTGAAAGAGATCCGGGAGGCGATCGCCACTGCTCAAGAACAACGCGGCATGTATGGTCGGCGGACGATTTTGTTTGTCGATGAAGTGCATCGCTTCAACAAAGCCCAACAGGATGCCCTGTTGCCCTGGGTCGAAAATGGCACAGTGATCCTGATTGGAGCCACTACCGAAAATCCCTACTTTGAAGTCAACAAAGCCCTCGTCAGTCGATCGCGCCTGTTTCAACTCAAACCCCTAACAGACGCTGATTTAAATGACATTATTGACCAGGCTCTTAAAGAGAAAAGTCGCGGTTACGGACACCTCAACATTCAGGTTGATTCAGACGCTCGCGCTCACCTGATCAACGTGTCAAACGGCGATGCACGAGCCCTGCTAAATGCACTGGAACTGGCAGTCGAAACTACCCCTGCTGATGCCATGGGACTGGTTCACATCACCCTGGCGGTTGCTGAGGAATCGATTCAACAGCGGGCAGTGCTCTACGACAAAGAAGGAGACGCCCATTTTGATACGATCAGTGCCTTTATTAAAAGCATCCGAGGATCAGACCCCGATGCTGCACTGTATTGGTTAGCCCGTATGGTGTATGCCGGAGAAGACCCCCGGTTTATTTTTCGGCGGTTGCTGATCCTGGCGAGTGAAGATGTGGGGTTAGCCGATCCGCAGGCGGTAGCGGTGGTGAATGCCTGTGCTCAAGCCTTTGATCGGGTGGGAATGCCAGAGGGACGCTATCCCCTGGCGCAGGCGACGCTGTATCTGGCAACCACTCCCAAATCAAACAGCGTCATGGGCTTCTTTGATGCTTTAGCGGCGATCGAACGGGAACGCGAGGAAGACGTGCCGTTGCACTTGCGGGATGCCAATCGAGACAAAGACCTGGGACATGGCAAAGGTTATCTCTATCCCCACTCCTATCGAGAGCACTGGGTGGCTCAACAATATTTACCCGGCAGTTTGCAGGGGCAGGTGTTTTATCAACCGTCCGATCAGGGCTATGAGGCACAGATTCAGCAGTCAGTGGCGCAACGTCGGGAGGCACAGTTGGCGGCTCTGGTAGAAGGAGTTGGAGTGGCGTTGCCAGAAGTTCTGACGTTTAGCCCGACAAACTCGGCTCAAGACCGATGGTTGCAGCGTACGCTGAGTCAAATGGGCGATCGCCTGGGTGAGGTGCGCGATCGCCTGTTTGTGCTGGCAAACCCCCAACGGCATCACCTAATTTTGGATCTGAATGCTGGTAGTGGGTTACTCACCTGGGAAGCCACCCGTCGCACTCCCGAAGGTGGGGTCTATGCCTGTGTTCACAACCCAACGGATGCAGCGGCATTACAAGAACAGGCGATCGCACTACCAGAGTTGTCGCGTCCCGTAATCTTGCAATTAACCCTACGAGAGTTACCCACCTATCTAGCAAAAGCCTCATTAAAGTTCGATCGCATGGTGGGACGCAATGCCTTGTTTCATGAACCGGATCAAGGGACTGTGCTCCAAAACCTGATGACCGGGCTGCATTCTGATGGAGCCATCGTTTTGGCAGAAACGTTGCCTCGCTATACTCAGCGGTTGTATCAACTGATTGATGCTGCATCACTGGGTACCCGGCTCTACAAACAACTGGTTGCAGCGGAAGAAGCAATTTATACCAGTAGCGATAATCCAGTTATGAACTGGGATGTCGAGGACTGGCGATCGCACCTCAAAGCCCTCGCTTTGCAAGCCACCGTTCAACTGGAGCAGACTCAAACCGAACTTCGCATTACTCCGACTCTGTTACAACGGTGGTTTAGTGTCGGACAAAAACGGCCCAGCTATTTAGATTACCTGGCAAAAACACTCACTGATACAGAATTAACTCAGGTTCGTGATCAGTTTATGCAACAGTTGCGGGATCAAGTCGTGCCATGGTCAGGGGCGATCGCCTTCATCCACATCACCGCTTCACATCACATCGGCTCGTCAAATCACGGCAGCTCTTTGCGCAAGGCAAAAGGCAGAGGGCAGAAAGCAGAGAATTGACGTTCTTTGCAGCCTCAGCACTCAGCACTTTGCTATGTCCGCATTCAGCAATACCCTCAATTTGTACTACAGCCCATCTCATCCATCACGTCAGTAACTCAACCGAATGTGTTGCCCTGATTGTTACACAACTCATTTTGATCCAATCTTTCTTTTTGAACTTAATTCTTATTGGCTTGTTTTAGTTCATATCAAAAACTTTTATTTCTTAAGATTGATTTTATAAATCAACTCTTTCATTGCTCAAATCCTTACCTGTTACTGCATTTAAGGTTCGGTAAACCTCACCTCAAGTTTGTTAGAAATACCAGCGATCCCGACTGATTACTTGTCAGGCTGAAGATCTACAAGTCACCTCCATCAACGGTTTCAGACGTCTCTCTATCGAAAGGGATAAGGATCGGTTATCCACAATTGTGTAATTCTTCAGCTAGATGAAGATTTGAAAAAGATCCTATAGAATCGTAGGAAATTTTTTACATTTCCTTTAATTTCCCCAGGAGGTTTTTATGCGGATTGCCCAAGTTTCCCCTTTGTGGGAGCGTGTGCCTCCTCCGGCATACGGCGGCACTGAACTGGTCGTTAGTTTGTTAACCGATGAACTGGTTCGGCGCGGTCATGATGTCACTCTGTTTGCCTCTGGTGACTCTATTACGCTTGCCAATTTAGAAGCGGTTTATCCTCGCGCTATGCGCCTTGATCCCAACGTCAAAGAACCTGCCATTTATGAGATGTTGCAGTTGAGTCAGGTGTTTGAGCGAGCGGATGAGTTTGACATTATTCACTCTCATATGGGTTGTGCGGCATTGCCCTATACTCGTTTAGTCAAAACGCCAACTGTGCATACAATGCATGGCATCTTTACACCCGATAACGAAAAGATGTTTATGCACGCCAAAAACCAGCCCTATGTCAGTATTTCAGATTCACAGCGCGAACTAAGGTTAGGGTTAAATTACGTCGCAACGGTATATAACGGCATAGATGTTGATAGTTATAAATTTCATGAAAAACCCCAAGAGCCGCCCTATTTAGCATTTTTGGGGCGGCTTTCACCTGAGAAGGGGGCACATATTGCCATTGAAATTGCGAAACAATCAGGCTTTCAACTCAAAATGGCAGGCAAAGTCGATGTCGTCGATGTGGACTATTACGAGGAACAAATTAAGCCCCATATTGATGGTGAGCAAATTCAGTTTTTAGGAGAAGCAAACCACGCCAAAAAGAATGCATTGATGGGTGGAGCGATCGCCACACTTTTCCCAATCACCTGGCGCGAACCATTTGGGTTGGTCATGGTAGAGTCAATGGCATCGGGAACCCCAGTGATTGCAATGGAACTGGGATCAACGCGAGAAGTTATTAACCATGGTGAAACTGGATTTTTGTGTCACTCTGTCCATGAATGCGTTGAGGCAGTGAGCAAGATTT of Oscillatoria sp. FACHB-1407 contains these proteins:
- a CDS encoding OmpA family protein; the encoded protein is MAKTSPTSTHDPAVTPKPHPIRSFLVLVFRLLLLGIGGGFAALLGIAIAQFRPASAPSEPLAARLFRQSTQILQQTQRGSPVSTDPQTAETPTTTPASPSAIVTADADALTFTLPSDALFETNQTALRPDAQSILNGIQQDLQRYPGAVVRIASHTASATPPDASNAARDRSRSLAQAQTIETYLSDTLGDRYHWVSIGYGSTRPLVPNDSPLNQQSNRRIEITVEP
- the fmt gene encoding methionyl-tRNA formyltransferase, whose protein sequence is MRLVFFGTPDFAVPSLKTLLSHPEFEVLAVVTQPDKRRGRGTELSPSPVKAIALEHNLPVWQPQRIKKDAETLQQLRDANADAFVVVAYGQILSQEILDMPRLGCINAHGSLLPDYRGAAPIQWSIYHGETETGITTMLMDAGMDTGAMLIKATTPIGWMDTAWDLAKTLSAIAADVLVETLIKLDQQAIDPIPQDHEQATYAPLIKKEDYPLDWNRGAIALHNQIRGFYPNCVTTFRGNALKVTHTLPLNQPDALTPELQAERDRLTWDQTATPGTVVAVLKNHGLIVQTGDGLLLLTEVQLAGKRSQSGWDFVNGTRLTVGETFS
- a CDS encoding cyclic nucleotide-binding domain-containing protein yields the protein MKKVLFILSELDDEDINWLIQVGSKQDVSAGTILIHEGKPVDTLYILLEGTLVVSISAMTGREVARLSSGEVVGEMSFVDSRPPSATVQTLENCLVLSIPRTQLAEKLKQDIAFGCRFYRALAIMLSHRLRGTVKQLGEDKDKPAAETNGVDPGMAETVAVAQARFDDMLARLKSQ
- a CDS encoding AAA family ATPase; the protein is MTLFDQHRQQLVETEAPLAARMRPRTLDEFIGQDHIIGQGRLLRRAIQADQLSSLIFYGPPGTGKTTLAQIIANTTHAHFISINAVLAGVKEIREAIATAQEQRGMYGRRTILFVDEVHRFNKAQQDALLPWVENGTVILIGATTENPYFEVNKALVSRSRLFQLKPLTDADLNDIIDQALKEKSRGYGHLNIQVDSDARAHLINVSNGDARALLNALELAVETTPADAMGLVHITLAVAEESIQQRAVLYDKEGDAHFDTISAFIKSIRGSDPDAALYWLARMVYAGEDPRFIFRRLLILASEDVGLADPQAVAVVNACAQAFDRVGMPEGRYPLAQATLYLATTPKSNSVMGFFDALAAIEREREEDVPLHLRDANRDKDLGHGKGYLYPHSYREHWVAQQYLPGSLQGQVFYQPSDQGYEAQIQQSVAQRREAQLAALVEGVGVALPEVLTFSPTNSAQDRWLQRTLSQMGDRLGEVRDRLFVLANPQRHHLILDLNAGSGLLTWEATRRTPEGGVYACVHNPTDAAALQEQAIALPELSRPVILQLTLRELPTYLAKASLKFDRMVGRNALFHEPDQGTVLQNLMTGLHSDGAIVLAETLPRYTQRLYQLIDAASLGTRLYKQLVAAEEAIYTSSDNPVMNWDVEDWRSHLKALALQATVQLEQTQTELRITPTLLQRWFSVGQKRPSYLDYLAKTLTDTELTQVRDQFMQQLRDQVVPWSGAIAFIHITASHHIGSSNHGSSLRKAKGRGQKAEN
- a CDS encoding glycosyltransferase family 4 protein, with translation MRIAQVSPLWERVPPPAYGGTELVVSLLTDELVRRGHDVTLFASGDSITLANLEAVYPRAMRLDPNVKEPAIYEMLQLSQVFERADEFDIIHSHMGCAALPYTRLVKTPTVHTMHGIFTPDNEKMFMHAKNQPYVSISDSQRELRLGLNYVATVYNGIDVDSYKFHEKPQEPPYLAFLGRLSPEKGAHIAIEIAKQSGFQLKMAGKVDVVDVDYYEEQIKPHIDGEQIQFLGEANHAKKNALMGGAIATLFPITWREPFGLVMVESMASGTPVIAMELGSTREVINHGETGFLCHSVHECVEAVSKISQISRLTCRQHIERNFSVARMVDGYEAVYQQLIESRFAKNGHLHSPVGAKRDRPF